The Oncorhynchus masou masou isolate Uvic2021 chromosome 25, UVic_Omas_1.1, whole genome shotgun sequence DNA window tcagttcagaactaattcttatttacaatgacggcctaggaacagtgggttaaactgccttgttcaggggcagaacgacagacttttaccttgtcagctcggggattcgatcgagcaacctttcggttacaggcccaacgctctaaaccactaggctacctgcctcccaacATACATAAGAGCATGCACACATATAAATCCTAAAACATAAACCTTTCACCAGACTACAGCAATAACGGTCTTCTGCAGACTCACTTGAGTTTCAGAGGTCCCCGGTAACCCAGCAACAGGATGAGAGAGTGACCGTGGATAGTACACTTCGTCAGGTCCAGACGCTGCACAGTCCAGACTCTCAGCAGGGACGCCACACTACTCAGGACCCTAGAAAGCACATCCTCCGATAGTTGTGAGTTCTCAATAACCAGCGAAATCTCCTCAACCCCCATTGGAGCACTGACTCTACCAGTCGCAAGCAGTCTGGTCAGTTTCACTGTCATGATCTCATTTAGTCTGAAAATTGTAATAATAACAAAAAACTGTGATTAGCAATGAAAACTTGAGAGGGAAAATCAATGAAATGTATAGATTTGTGTTTCTTGAAGTTTTGATACATTTGCATACATGAGGTTGTGTAGCATCAACGGATGTCTGAAGAGAATCGAAGCTCCTCCGAGAGAAATCTTGCTGGGTGTGAGACCGAGTTTCACTCCTGAGGCACAGAGGGCCAAGATTCTCCCCACAGAAGTGCAGGTTTGCCTGGATAACTCTCCTCCCAATGACAGGGTGAAGCCATGAGCTTGGAAGAGAGCGGCAAAATGCTCGGCCTGCTCTCCATTTTTCCGTAGGAAGTATACAAGATTGTTGTCGTTAAaactgaaaaacacaaaataaaatacataatgTTAAAACATGTTGAAAGCAGGAAGCAAAGATGTTAAGTTTTGTTGCACACAATATACATTTTTGTACTTCAGGCGAATTCAAATGATCACTCTCGTCTGTCTTGATGATGTGTATTGCTACAGATATTCCCTGGGCACTACTTTCATTAAACAGTGTATCGTTTTATGGTAATTTCACTGATTGTGTGTGTAGTTTTATTATGGATGTTTATTTGTAGATACCAGTGTTTGTTTGAGGTAGATAACTCACCTCAGCTGTGAGACGTAGGGCAAACACTGAAAGAAACGCCTCACTTCACTTTCTTTATCTGACCAACATTTCACCTGCATTGGCCTTTTCACTGGTTGGAGTTTCAGAACTTTGAGGAAGACGGAGGCCTTTCTTCCAGCCAGATTCACGTACCAGACTGCTGGAGCTGACTGGTAAACTGGCCGAAGTAATGGAATGAGACTCCTGGCCTTTTTAATCCCAGATGCCATTGCACACGAGTAAAGATCCAGAAGGAAGTGACATTGATCTGAAGGATGAACATCTTCATTGAATGGGAAGGAGCTGTAGCTCCATACCAGGGATAGGAACTTCGAACAATTCCATCCTGTCCTTGCATCGTGGTCTGCTGCTGCGACACTCAGATTGAGCACAAACTGGATAACGCCTGCGTTGTTGTCGTTGTTCACGAACCTCATTTTAAGCAAAGAAACACATTTTAATATCATTACCCACGGTTCAAAAACAGATTCAATCCATTTAGTTCCCACGTCATTTTAACCAACAAAATTCTCTGATTAAATCAACACGGGAAACTGATTAGATTTACAGAAAGTTATCTACGTAAGGTATATAATTTTTAATATTAAGATTTTAAATCAATCACCTTTTAACCCAAATCCAATAACATTtagttagttgacaactcaaccaaatgtaaatcaaaactaggaTGTTAAAACTGTGATTTATTGGCAAATGTGTATTAGGCCATTTAAAACACTGATAAACATTTTTATATCACTAAATAAATCCCTAACTCATTAATACATTCTTACGTCCGGGAACAAATAGAAATGATATTATTCTGAGACACTTCGTCAGGTAAGGCATTTCAGATGTATACTactcagccaccagggggagactcgtcgagGCCTGGTGACACACGGAGGATACATCACGAGGCGATGGCGCcatctgctggacgtgccaggtctcgacGGGCTCTCCGGCCAGaactaattggggctgattgggagttcgtgagtaatcaagggctgattgctcaccagcgTGCGAggcccataaagctgccagaagggcagcacacaggggagagactgggggaggaaaGGACTCCAGTATAGTTGGGGACGCTTGCGGAGGTGTGAGTTAATTTTTTTGTGTGCCCGacaggatacagcaagacccGGAGCCCAGAAGACGGTGTCCCGGAGAGGGTCTCATGGGGGAGACCTATCCTTTTCTTTTTTTGATTTATTATTTAAATAAAACACCCTTGAAACAGAGCTAATCCtactctgtccgtgtctgatctgtgtTAACGtcgatagcatacgatcatagattcatTTGACAACACAAGCTTacaaaacaattacaatggcaaagtcacaataatcacaagaatggcttcagatcaaagtctacgttgagaccaaATCCCTtcgggtctttaaattaaagtaTTTAAGtctctttttttgcctttacctcccttatctcacctcattttctcacatcgtatatagacttgtttctactgtattattgactgtatgttttgtttattccgtgtgtaactgtgttgttgtatgtgtcgaactgctttgctttatcttggccaggtcgcaattgtaaatgagaacttgttctcaactagcctacctggttaaataaaggtgttctcaactggcctacctggttaaataaaggtgttctcaactggcctacctggttaaataaaggtgaaataaataaacaataaataaaatcaaaattCTTGAATATAATTATTTTGTTCTATAAAGGGTCTCGCAATTTGGTGAGGTGATATCTTGACTTCCAATAGTGGATATATGACTATGACAATTTACCATAATTTACTCCAAAGAGCAGCCATGTGGATATAAATAGAATTCTGTATTTCCACACGGTTTAAAGAAATAATTCGATTTCACCTCCTTCCTATGAGTAACATTTAGACTGTTATACAAGAACAATGTGCATATCAGATTTTTAATATCGTTTAAGATTTGGTCCCGTATATTTATGAATGGATATGCCTGATGTTCTATGTGGTGGGCTATCTCATGAATTGATGTGATCTATTTAGGTGAGCGGGCACCTGGGACGATTGATTTGTGAATTGGCCTTCGTGCCTGCTCCCATACTCTATAATTCTGTATTTCTTTGTAACTAATTTGTACACAGGTAGATCGGAAAAGCCACATCCCCGATTGACAGATGAGTGACAATCCTGATTAGAATCACCTGCTGCTCATCTGCTGTTCTTTACAAATGCTGTTTTAAATTAAAATACAATTGTACCTAGATCCTGACGAAGGCCGTATAAAGCCAAAACGTCTGTGTACGCTATCCCTGATGcattgaaaatgtatttaaaacacaaaataatacatttttatgCGACATCTTCGAGTGCAAACCCATTACACCCCTTTGTTTGTCAAAAAATAACTAACCAGAGCTTTTCAAATGAACGTCATTTGCGTGTAATTCTGAGTCAGAAATGGTTAAGCCAATGACTGGCTCTTAGACGGAGATTTTATACGTCAGGAACAAAAAAGGAAGAGTCGCTCACGAGTAAAACAATGATGATCTTCTAGTTGCCGGGAAAACACTCACCTCAGCTGTGAGATGTAGGGCAGACACTGAAGGAAACTCCTCACTTCACTCTCGTCATCTGACCAGCCCTTCAGCTCCACTGGTTTCTTCTCTGGTTTCAGCACTTCTAGGAGGAAGGAGGCTTTCCTTTGTGAGAGGTCTATGGACCAGACTGAAAAAGAGAAATCAATATTGTATGGACTTAAATTGCTTCAATATGATGCATGGAGAATGTTTGCCAGATGGTTAATGCTACTGATTATAGTAATGGATTTTCGAGAATAATCACGTCTTATGAATTAATGACAAATATTAAGTTATAAAATCCATAGTGATTACTCACCATTTACAGGGATGTCTGTTTCTGTGCTGGGTTTACTTGTGTCCCCCTCTCCATAGACTGCAGAGACTCTGACACGGTAGCAAGTACTGGAGGTCTGAGATAAGGTGCATGTACGTTCAGGCCCTGTTGTTGACACACTGGACCAGCCTTCAAGCCCTGCCTCTTTGAACTCCACGGCATAACGTAGCACGGGACCgccatcttcctcttcctccatctgcCATGTGACTCTGACCTTTTCTCCGTCCAGCAGTTTCACACAGGGCTGTCCAGGTGTGGACCTTGGGTTTGTCTTTACCATGGTGACCGTGCTGAAGTCACTCATACTAGAGCTGTCCACGGCACTGTATCTAACCTGGTATTTAGTGTCAGGTTTCAAACCGGGCAACCTACAAGTGTTACACTGGTCAGGACCCACAGATCCAGGACCAGGTGGTAAATATCCAACAGTCCATTGAACATCACTTTCTGCTTTATACTCTATTCTGTACTTCACAGGACTCATGACCTTTGACTGAGGAAATTTCAGACGGAAGCTGGTCTGTTTTATCTCTGTTACTTCGGCTGGATTTGGCTTTGATCCAAGCTTGAAATTGCGGCCTATAAGACGACCATTTTGATAAAGACCAATGCAGGATCCAGGAAAGGTGACATCAGGTATAACTGCAACAAGAAAATTgaatttctctccatctcttctgtcTTCATAGGATGTGGTGAACACGTGGAGGTCAGACTGTATTTTTTCAGTTAAATCTGGAGGCTTGAAGGCATGATGTGTCTGCTGCTGTCTGGTGATCCCTGATTGGTTTGTGGTGGTCTCTAGTGCAGAATGTATGTATTGCTTCATGGTGGAAAGGTATGGATCTTCACCCCTCAGTGAGGTGAGCGTGAAGCACAGCGTCCTGTTTGGGGTCAGCACCTCCCTCCATGTGGGGATGTTGTTTGCTTTCTCCTGGACCTTCTTCCCCGTGGGGATGTTGTTTGCTTCCTCCTGGACCTTCTTCCCCGTGGGGATGTTGTTTGCTTCCTCCTGGACCTTCTTCCCCATGGGGATGTTGTTTGCTTCCTCCTGGACCTTCTTCCCCGTGGGGATGTTGTTTGCTTCCTCCTGGACCTTCTTCCCCGTGGGGATGTTGTTTGGTTCCTCCTGGACCTTCTTCCCCGTGGGGATGTTGTTTGCTTCCTCCTGGACCTTCTTCCCCGTGGGGATGTTGTTTGCTTCCTCCTGGACCTTCTTCCCCGTGGGGATGTTGTTTGCTTCCTCCTGGACCTTCTTCCCCGTGGGGATGTTGTTTGCTTCCTCCTGGACCTTCTTCCCCGTGGGGATGTTGTTTGGTTCCTCCTGGACCTTCTTCCCCGTGGGGATGTTGTTTGGTTTCTCCTGGACCTTTAAAATGTGGATGTTTTTTTCTTTGCAGATAAGCAGAGCCTTTATCTCCTCCTCTTTGTTGCTAACCCACTGATGTGTGTGCTGAGAACAGAATGGTGATTGGTCATGGTTCTGGAGAATGTCTCTCAGGCTCTTTTCATccatctcttcactctctctcacggTCTTTACTGCCACAGCCAGCCCTCTCTTAAACTCGGACTGGTACATCTGCAGCAGCTCAGAAAATTCTGCAAATTTTTCTTTCACACTGGGGAACCATTTCATCACATCATCGTTGACGTGTAATAATGTCATTGTGTCCTGGCATCTCATGGTGACCTGCCTCAGATGCTCCACCACGTCCTCGGCCTCGGAGAGAAAGCCTTGAGTGATCTGAATTGAAGTGTCCAGATTCCTCAGAGGATAGAGCCATGCGTACAGAGGCACTGCTTTCTCTCCCTGTTGTGCAAGGTGCTTCGGGAGAGTTTCAAGAGCTTGTACTGCTTGGTCATAAGTCATGGAGCCGTTGATATGGTCTACATCACTGTGGAGTGTACACTGATACAACAAACGGTTTATTTTCTCATTGTCACTCAAGCTGGATAACATATGATCTGCACTGAAGGAGGAAGCCATCTTCTTGATAACACTGTGCATATCGGCTTCTCCTCCACCAGCCCTTTTCTCTCCACTGACACATTTGTCAAAGATACAAAATGCGTGAGCTCCATAGAGAACAGCCATCACCACGTGTGTTGCCTTTGATTCCCTTTTGACGGTCTCTTCAAATACCCTGTGACTGAGCATGTCCAGCCTGGTAGTGGTTCTGTACTGTAGAGTGACCCGCTCCGTGTTTTTGGACTGAACAGGATGGTTCAGGTATTCAGCAGCACCACCAACCTTCACCAGCCCAGACAAGACACTGGCCCTGAGAGAAGTGGAAACATCCAGAGCCCCGAATCTGTCCTGTAGGGAGTCTCCTTCAATACACGTCACCTCTTTGTGAGGCCGAGGCAGAGACTGACGCATGTTGGCTATTGTGCTCTCATCCCATAGACCGACATCTTAGGAGATAAAAGGATATTCATTTCACAGCAGAATTGACAGAATTACAGTTTTTTTAATTATCTGGGTCAATGTTCTCAAATAATTCAAATTATTTCCCTTCAAAATAAAACCCCACAACCCAAAAACTAAATCAAGGTCAGAAAAGTCGCAGAGATAATCAGCAAATCCAGCTGTCTGGAAAGACCTTGCTTGCCAACCTTTGCTTTATTATTAAACATATTATTTCCGATATATGCACTCAAAAACACAATAAGTGTACCTGAGCAAAGACTATCATTGCAGCAGTCATACATCATCCCAAGGTCTAGGGGGCGACCAAGGGCAGCCAGCACAAAACAGTCGTTTGCCCAATCTGAGAatcaaaggagagagaaacacactacAGGAAATACAAATCACTGTACTATCATTCAACAGGAGAACTGTGGACGTcgggaaaaggaggaccgagcacgtccccattctcattggggctgtagtggagcgggtcgagagtttcaagttccttggtgtccacatcaccaacaaactagcatggtccaaacacaccatgacagtcgtgaagagggcacaacaaaacctattccccctcaggagactgaaaatatttggcatgggtccggatatcctcaaaaggttctacagctgcaccatcgagagcatcctgactggttgcatcactgcctgttatggcaactgctcggcctctgaccgcaaggcactacagagggtagtgcgtatggcccagtacatcactggggccaagcttcctgccatccaggacctctataccaggcggtgtcagaggaaggccctaaaaatggtcaaaaactccagccaccctagtcatagactgttctctctgctaccgcacagcaagcggtacaggagcgccaagtctaggtccaagaggcttctaaacagcttctaccttcGAGCTATAAGATTTCTGAACAGCTAATTAAATggcaacccagactatttgcattgccccccccctttTATGtggctgctactctgttattatctatgcatagtcactttaataactacctcaattacctcgacaccagtgcccccgcacatcgactctgtattggtaccccctgtatatagtctcgctattggtATTTTACGGCTGCTCTTTAAATACTTGTTACTGTCATCTCTTAATCTTATCCatatttttaaactgcattgttggttaggagcTCATCAGTAAGCCTTTCAATGTAAAGtctgcgcatgtgactaataaaaatttgatttgaattgtatCTTACCTTTGGATGACCTCTTTGCATAACAGGTTAAGTCAGTGGTTGGATTCTTTACATTCTGGGGAGAAAATGAAATCATAATCGCTACTGTAAAATATAAGTAGGATACTGATTATCTAGTTAGTCCGGCCTAGTACAGAGAGGAAATACTATTAGTTATTAGTTTCCTCTAGTTAATAAAGTAAAGTGTTGATAAAATAGTGTACCTGCATcagtttgtttttgtgtgttttttcctCAGCAAACTCTTTATTCATCTGTTCAAATTTAGCTTCCAGCCTTAATGCAGTCTGTTGTTCTTCATCGCAGAGTTTTTGATCCAGGTTTCCAGTCACCTCCACCAGTGTGTGTCTCTGCAGTGCCGCTACGGTGTAGTGCTGCCTAACGTGGCTCTCACAGTAGGAGGCAGCGCAGGTCAGACAGAACTTCACAGCTTTGAGCTGTTTCTCAGTGCAGAGATCACAGGCCACATCTCCGGGTCCAGCGTAGCGGTGAGGGGGAAGTGCAGGGACCTTGAATCCTGTCTGACGGAGTTTCCGGATCACTTTGTCCAAGGCTGAATTGCTGGAGAGATGGGGACATGTTCTGAATCTACATTGGCACCCGGGACAGTCGTAGACCTGTTTATTCGCTGGTTTGTTCCAATAGGTCTCAATGCATTGCCTGCAGAAACTGTGTCCACAGGGGATGGAGACTGGCTCGTTGAGAACCTCTGTGCACACTGAGCATCTGAAGTGGTCCTCTGCCAGCAGACTGGCTGTCAGTGCACTGCACAAAGGGGGAGAGATTATGTTAGCTGGTAGCAATAGCATATATAACACGTACTTCCTCAACTTTAACATTCACAAGACTGAAAAAAGTACCTGAATACCCCTTGGTTTTATGTCTTAAAGGGTACCTTGATAAATGGACACGAGGTTTCCTAACTTACAGTACGCTCCAACAGGATTGGGAAAGTGACACGTGTttggttgttttggctctgtactccagtataatgtattgtgtcattttggagtcacttttaataTAAATAGGAAGATAATATGTTTCTAAAACACGTCTAAATTCATGTAGATGCTACCATGactacggataatcctgaataaaTAATAATGAGTGCGAAAGTTACAgaagcacaaatatcatacccccaagacatgctaacctctcaccattacaataacaggggaggttagcattttatatcacaCCCCCAAGAcctgctaacctctcaccattacaataacaggggaggttagcattttatatcatacccccaagacatgctaacctctcaccattacaataacaggggaggttagcatgttatatcatacaccgaagacatgctaacctctcaccattacaataactggggaggttagcattttatatcataccccgaagacatgctaacctctcaccattacaataacaggggaggttagcatgttatatcataccccgaagacatgctaacctctcaccattacaataactggggaggttagcattttatatcataccccgaagacatgctaacctctcaccattactttaacaggggaggttagcattttatatcataccccgaagacatgctaacctctcaccattactttaacaggggaggttagcattttatatcatacctccaagacatgctaacctctcaccattacaataacaggggaggttagcattttatatcatacctccaagacatgctaacctctcaccattacaataacaggggaggttagcattttatatcatacccacaagacatgctaacctctcaccattacaataacaggggaggttagcattttatatcatacccccaagacatgctaacctttcaccattacaataacaggggaggttagcattttatatcataccccgaagacatgctaacctctcaccattacaataacaggagaggtCAGCATTTTATATCAttctccaagacatgctaacctctcaccattacaataacaggggaggttagcattttatatcatacccccaagacatgctaacctctcaccattacaataacaggggaggttagcattttatatcatacccccaagacatgctaacctctcaccattacaataacaggggaggttagcattttatatcataccccgaagacatgctaacctctcaccattacaataacaggggaggttagcatgttatatcataccccgaagacatgctaacctctcaccattacaataactggggaggttagcattttatatcataccccgaagacatgctaacctctcaccattactttaacaggggaggttagcattttatatcatactcacaagacatgctaacctctcaccattacaataacaggggaggttagcattttatatcatacccccaagacatgctaacctctcaccattacaataacaggggaggttagcattttatatcataccccgaagacatgctaacctctcaccattacaataacaggggaggttagcattttatatcatacccacaagacatgctaacctctcaccattacaataacaagggaggttagcattttatatcatacccacaagacatgctaacctctcaccattacaataacaggggaggttagcattttatatcatacccacaagacatgctaacctctcaccattacaataacaggggaggttagcattttatatcatacccccaagacatgctaacctctcaccattttttttttttgggggggggggttatttcacctttatttaaccaggtaggccagttgagaacaagttcttatttacaactgtgacctggccaaaataaagcaaagcagtgcgacaataaaaacaacatagagttacacatgggataaacaaccGTACAGtccataacacaatagaacaatctgtatacagtgtctgcaaatgaagtaaggaggtaaggcaaaaaaaataggccaatagtggcaaagtaattacaatttatcaatttacactggagtgatagatgtgcagattttaatttttttattttactaggcaagtcagttaagaacaaattgttattttcaatgacggcttaggaacagtgggttaactgcctgttcaggggcagaacgacagatttgtaccttgtcagctcggggatttgaacttgcaaccttccggttactagtccaacgctctaaccactaggctcccctgccgcctctacgctctaaccactaggctcccctgccgcctctacgctctaaccactaggctcccctgccgcctctacgctctaaccactaggctcccctgccgcctctacgctctaaccactaggctcccctgccgcctctacgctctaaccactaggctaccctgccgcctctacgctctaaccactaggctaccctgccgcctctacgctctaaccactaggctaccctgccgcctctacgctctaaccactaggctaccctgccgcctctacgctctaaccactaggctaccctgccgcctctacgctctaaccactaggcaacctgccgcctctactctctaaccactaggctaccctgccgcctctacgctctaaccactaggctaccctgccgcctctacgctctaaccactaggctactctgccgcctctacgctctaaccactaccctgGGACGTGCGGGTAGAAATACtgttgtgcaaaagagcaaaacaaTAAAAAACAAATTTGAGGATGAGGTAGATGGTTGGTTGTATACAGTATGGGTGaggaggtagttggatgggctatttatagatgggctgtaagctgctctgacagctgatgcttacagctagtgagggagatatgagtctccaacttcagtgatttttgcaatttgttccagtcattagcaagcagagaactggaagtcaAGGCGGCCAAacaaggtgttggctttggggatgaccagtgaaatatacctgctggagcgtgtgctatgggtgggtgttgctatggtgaccagggagctaggataaggcggagctttacctaacaaagacttatagataacctggagccagtgtgtttggcgGCGAATTTGTAGCgtggaccagccaacgagagcatacaggtcgcagtggtgggtagtgtatggggctttggtgacaaaacggatggcactgtgatagactgcatccagtttgctgagtagagtgttggaggctattttgtagatgacatcaccgaagtcgaggatcggtaagatagtcagttttacgagggtatgtttggcagcatgagtgaaggatgctttgttgtgaaataggaagccgattctagatttaactttggattggagatgcttaatgtgatgcttaatgtgagtctggaaggagagtttacagtctagccagacacctaggtatttgtagttgtccacaaattctaagtcagaaccgtccagagtagtgatgctggacgggcaggcaggtgtgggcagcgatcggttgaagagcatgcatttcattttactagcatttaagagcagttggaggccacagaaggagtgttgtatgccgttgaagctcgtttggaggtttatgaacacagtgtccaaagaagggccagatgtatacagaatgttgaaccctgtggcacccctatagagactgccagaggtccggacaacaggccctccggtttgacacactgaactctgagaagtagttggtgaaccaggcgaggcagtcattagagaaaccaaggctgttgagtctgccaataagaatacggtgtttgacagagtcgaaagccttggccaggtcgatgaagacggctgcacagtactgtcttttatcgatggcggtatGATATTTGTGATTCTATAACTTTCTCAGTCATCATTTttcacaataaaagtgactccaaaatgacacaatacattatttacaattaatttatattgggcacaaaatgatctgaaacacaaccaaaacagcaaatgcatctaaccaatttgtagagtcacaagcttgacgtAGTCATCGTGTACTATGAATATGGGCCCAAATATGTAACTTATTACTACTttagggaggtgtttagtcccagggtccttagcttagtgatgagctttgaggacactagggtgttgaacgctgaactgtagtcaatgaacagcattctcacataggtgttccatttgtccaggtgggaaagagcagtgtggagtgcaatagagattgcatcatctgtggatctgttggggcggtaggTGAATTGGATTGGGTccatggtgtctgggatgatggtgttgatgtgagccgtgaccaacctttcaaagcacttcatgcctACAGACGTGAGTACAGGCGTGAgcgctacgggtcggtagtcatttaggcaggttaccttagta harbors:
- the LOC135513713 gene encoding uncharacterized protein LOC135513713 isoform X1, translated to MSSSQEDEGGVGSSPQSVQSSASPARSYLSMKSGQSMGQPINFRDRALDGEFSHQSVQSAASPAHSYLSMKSGQSMGQPINFKDRALDGEFSALTASLLAEDHFRCSVCTEVLNEPVSIPCGHSFCRQCIETYWNKPANKQVYDCPGCQCRFRTCPHLSSNSALDKVIRKLRQTGFKVPALPPHRYAGPGDVACDLCTEKQLKAVKFCLTCAASYCESHVRQHYTVAALQRHTLVEVTGNLDQKLCDEEQQTALRLEAKFEQMNKEFAEEKTHKNKLMQNVKNPTTDLTCYAKRSSKDWANDCFVLAALGRPLDLGMMYDCCNDSLCSDVGLWDESTIANMRQSLPRPHKEVTCIEGDSLQDRFGALDVSTSLRASVLSGLVKVGGAAEYLNHPVQSKNTERVTLQYRTTTRLDMLSHRVFEETVKRESKATHVVMAVLYGAHAFCIFDKCVSGEKRAGGGEADMHSVIKKMASSFSADHMLSSLSDNEKINRLLYQCTLHSDVDHINGSMTYDQAVQALETLPKHLAQQGEKAVPLYAWLYPLRNLDTSIQITQGFLSEAEDVVEHLRQVTMRCQDTMTLLHVNDDVMKWFPSVKEKFAEFSELLQMYQSEFKRGLAVAVKTVRESEEMDEKSLRDILQNHDQSPFCSQHTHQWVSNKEEEIKALLICKEKNIHILKVQEKPNNIPTGKKVQEEPNNIPTGKKVQEEANNIPTGKKVQEEANNIPTGKKVQEEANNIPTGKKVQEEANNIPTGKKVQEEPNNIPTGKKVQEEANNIPTGKKVQEEANNIPMGKKVQEEANNIPTGKKVQEEANNIPTGKKVQEKANNIPTWREVLTPNRTLCFTLTSLRGEDPYLSTMKQYIHSALETTTNQSGITRQQQTHHAFKPPDLTEKIQSDLHVFTTSYEDRRDGEKFNFLVAVIPDVTFPGSCIGLYQNGRLIGRNFKLGSKPNPAEVTEIKQTSFRLKFPQSKVMSPVKYRIEYKAESDVQWTVGYLPPGPGSVGPDQCNTCRLPGLKPDTKYQVRYSAVDSSSMSDFSTVTMVKTNPRSTPGQPCVKLLDGEKVRVTWQMEEEEDGGPVLRYAVEFKEAGLEGWSSVSTTGPERTCTLSQTSSTCYRVRVSAVYGEGDTSKPSTETDIPVNVWSIDLSQRKASFLLEVLKPEKKPVELKGWSDDESEVRSFLQCLPYISQLRFVNNDNNAGVIQFVLNLSVAAADHDARTGWNCSKFLSLVWSYSSFPFNEDVHPSDQCHFLLDLYSCAMASGIKKARSLIPLLRPVYQSAPAVWYVNLAGRKASVFLKVLKLQPVKRPMQVKCWSDKESEVRRFFQCLPYVSQLSFNDNNLVYFLRKNGEQAEHFAALFQAHGFTLSLGGELSRQTCTSVGRILALCASGVKLGLTPSKISLGGASILFRHPLMLHNLILNEIMTVKLTRLLATGRVSAPMGVEEISLVIENSQLSEDVLSRVLSSVASLLRVWTVQRLDLTKCTIHGHSLILLLGYRGPLKLKLCPDTLQQLAGVVHEARDKDLTHSFLKKVGGDLTSCRLDWEVLISLLQYSNHKITVNLRENRLSVRNITGLRPFLGRITLKSVERKLLLLFLHCYSASKIQPGATALLGALQHRLDFSSSVDLSTKDQGKPLCLSSADCKVIARVLKQSRYVTELILSDCEISDRALRKLLMKIPCRVNLSPSKAILVQLVQTCNKNNAVRHAGSLVRALRGEMDLSETMLDQKACHSLALVLEYSKGLSELDLSRCQLTDHHLQPLLAHLHKVQVLDLSHNAISNGLSKKILKAVSTSKGHIVWLTNNRVKAKPLSQSTYVVNMTESFSM